The genomic segment GCGTTCTCACAGGCCAGGATCGAGGCTTCGTAATGAGAATAAGTGCAGACCCCGCAGATCCGCTGAGTGATCAGACCGGCATCGCGCGGGTCGCGTCCTTTCAGGATGGTTTCGATTCCGCGCCACAAGGTGATTGAACTCCAGGCATCACGGATTACGTTTTGTGCATCAACCTCGACCTCAATGCGGAGGTGGCCTTCGATTCTGGTAATCGGATCAACAACGATTCTTTTAGCCATTTTCAACCCTCATGCTTCGGTTCGGCCGGCCGGTTCTGGCCCTGGCGTTTGAAATAGGAAACCGCGCCATGGACGGCAATGCCGGCCGCAGTTACTCCGGCCAGGGCCTTCCCCAGGTTGTCTACGGTTCTTTCGCCGCCGCCGAAATGTTTTTCCGCGATCGGTTTTTCCAGCGGCGCCATGCTATCCCAGAAATCGGGCTCGACACAGCCCATGCAGCCATGACCGCCCATGATCGGCCAGGAGACACTGTCGTTAAAGCGTATCTTGGCGCAGTTGGCGTAAGTGTAGGGTCCTTTGCAACCCATTTTGTAAAGGCACCAGCCTTGTTTTGCGCCCTGATCACCCCATTCTTCAACAAATTCCCCGGCGTCATAGTGGGGCCGGCGTTCACAATAATCATGGATTCTTTTACCATAGGCCCAGATCGGCCGGCCCAAGGCATCAAGCGGGGGCATGGCTCCAAACATCAGATAATGAAGCAGCGTGCCGACAAAATTAATCGGATTAGGGGGGCAGCCGGGAATGTTGACCGTCTTGATTCCGAGAGCGGCGCTGATACCCTTGGCCTGAGTGGGATTGGGGTTGGCCGCCTGAACGTTGCCGAAAGACGAGCAGCTGCCGATACAGATAACCGCCGCGGCTTTGGCGGTAACTTCCCGGGCGATTTCCATTCCGGTTCGCCCCTTACTCCCCAGGGTCAGATATTGACCATTCAGGCCGGTCGGCAAGGCACCTTCGATAACGCAGATGAATTTGCCGGGAAAATCATGCAGAGCTCTTTCCAGGTTTTCCTCGGCCTGGTGGCCGGCGGCCGCCATCAGGGTTTCATGGTATTCCAGGGAGAGGGTTTCGAGAATAAGATCATCGATGTTGGGATAGGATGTCCTGAGCAGAGCCTCGCTGCAGCCGGTGCATTCTGCAAAGTGAAGCCAGACAATCGGAACTCGACCGAGCTGTTCGGCGGCTTTTGCAACCCTGGTTTTAAAAATCGGCGGCAGCAGCAACAAGGCCGCAGTCGCCGCCGACCATTTCATGAAAGAGCGCCGGGTGATGCCGGCGTTGGCAAGCTGCTCGGCGAGGGGCTCAAGAGGGAGCGGCAGTTCACGATCCATCAACTCCAGGTGGAGATCGCATTCCCTGACCAGACGTTGGTAATCCAAGGTGATCCGTTCTTCAGGTCTCAGATCGGGTTTCTTGGTGTGCTCCATATTCACATCTCCTGTTACGCTCGGTTCTTCAGGATACTTGCCCTTGTCCAGCCCCGGCGTCGGTAGCTGATCAAGTATCGTTTTAATATACAATGGCGGCGAAAGTTGTCAAGATATTATTGATGGCTTCGTCCCCCCTTTTGCCTTTGTCACGGCAGTGTACGTTTATATCCGCCTCATGCCTCAGGTTTCGGGCGCCTCGCACTAGAAGCTGTAACTGGGCCCTCTCGTTTTTGGCTCTATCCATGGTTCTCGGGAGGAGAAGCCGGGGCGGAAGCGGAAAGCGGGCGAGGGTCGGGTATTCGCGGCGAGAATATATACGATGTCGTAGCTGCTTTAAGAAACGGTGTCTCTGGTCACGCAACTTAATCAGGGTGTGGCTGAAAAATCAGGTCGCGGGTGAAACTTGGCCGCAGGGGAAGACCATAAGTTGCTTTTTTAGGGATTGAAAAAAGGGGACGAACAGCGGGATGTGGAGAAATTCACGGGCAAGCAGAAAAGAGAGGGGGCAAAAAACAGCCGGCGAAACCCTGAGGTAACGCCGGCTGTTCGTTAATTAAAGCGGGGTGACATTTTCAGCCTGAGGCCCCTTTTGTCCCTGGGTTACTTCCATAGAGACTTTCTGGCCTTCGTGAAGTGTCTTCCGGCCTGATCCGTTGATTGCACTGAAATGAACGAAAACGTCATTTCCTCCTTCCTGTTCAATAAAGCCAAAACCCTTTTCATCATTGAACCATTTTACCGTACCTTCGACTAACTCTGACATAACATCCTCTTGCAAAAAATGCCGCTCTGAAGCGACGTTGTAAATTACCAGCAGGCTTGCCAGGCAAGTCCACCGGATTGAATTAACGCACAATAACTTACTTTTCATGATATTGCAAGAAGATAATCAAAGAAAAATATAATTTTTTTTCGATTATCTTTGTTGCCGACAATCGGCTGAAACGGGAGATTGAACCAGTTCGAGATTTTATTGCGGTGCCCTCGGACTCAGACATTAAAACGGATTTCGATTATGGAACCAGGCTCAACGATATAATCACGGTCCACCACCCGCGCCAGGCCCTTGCTTTTACAGTCATTGAAATTGTGGCATGCGAGGTAATCCTGAAAAGCAACGACGTCGCCTTTTATGAATCCGCGGGCCAGATCGGAGTGAATCTTGGCGGCACAGGTAATGATGCTGGAGCCTTTCTTTACCAGCCAGGCATGAGATTCACTCGGACCGCTGGTATAAAAAAACATATAGCCGGTCTTATCCAGCACCTTTTCAATGAGTTCATCGGTTGATTCGTTGCCCTCGATCTGAACCACCGCTTTCAAGCTTAAAGGGTCGGCCTGTAAGATAAGGCCGGCCTCTTCCGGGCGAAAGCCGGCATCGCACAGCGGGACTTCATTTTCAAGTTGTTCCTGGGCTCTCTGCAGCAGGGCCGTCTCCTCCTGATCACTGACCCTGGAGAGTCGGGTTTCTATCTTTTCAAGATCAAGAATCAGAAGGTCAAGGATTTTCTCGCGCGGGACGATAATTGCCTCAACATGCACCAGCTCGTCCCGGATAAATTCGGCGAAAAAAGGAGAAACCTTTTTAGGATTGTCCTTCTTTTCCAGAGCTTTAAGCCGGGCATCATTAAATTTAATTTTCCCTTCCTCAAGTTCAATACCGGTAAAGCCAATTTTCAAAATACGCTCCTTGGTGGGAAAGATAAGATTTTATAAAAACTTTTTGTAACTATTCAGCCTGCCTGGTTATTCTGGTAAATCCAATTATTTCCGAGATCCGGACCCGAGGTTGAATAGTTGCAATTTATTATTTTCTGGTCAGATGACGGTACTTAATTCGTTGGGGCTGGTTTGCAGCCGCTCCGAGCCGGCGCTTGCGGTCCGTCTCATATTCCGAGTAATTGCCGTCGAACCAGACAACCTGGCTTTCTCCTTCAAAAGCCAGGATATGGGTGGCAATGCGATCGAGAAACCAGCGATCATGACTGATGATGACCGCGCAGCCGGCGAAGTTTTCCAGTGCCTCCTCCAGCGCCCGGAGGGTATTGACATCGAGATCATTGGTCGGTTCGTCCAGGAGGAGGACATTGCCGCCCGATTTCAACATGCGGGCCAAATGCACCCGGTTGCGCTGACCGCCGGACATCAAGCCGACCTTTTTCTGCTGGTCGGCGCCGGAAAAATTAAAACGTCCGACGTAGGCTCGAGAATTGACTTCGCGATTGCCGAGCATGAGCGTTTCGTGACCTTCCGAAATCGCCTGCCAGATACTGTCATCCGGATTCAAAGCGTCACGATTCTGGTCGACATAGGCAAGCTGGACGCTTTCTCCCAGATGAATGGAACCGCTATCCGGAGTCTCCTGGCCGGTGATCAGTCGGAAAAGTGTGGTTTTGCCGGCACCATTAGGACCGATAACCCCGACAATGCCTCCCGGAGGCAGGGCGAAGGTCAGGTTTTCGAAAAGTAGGCGCTCGCCGAAGGCCTTGCTTAACTTTTCGCACTTAATCACGACCTTGCCCAGACGCGGCCCTGGTGGAATATAGATTTCCAGCTCGCGGCCACGTTTTTCGCCCTCTTTACCCAGCAGTTCCTCGTAGGCTTTGATGCGGGCCTTGGCCTTGGCGTGACGACCTTTTGGCGTCATGCGAATCCATTCAAGTTCGTGCTGCAGGGTCTTGCGTCGGGCTGATTCTTCTTTTTCTTCTTGCGCCAGTCTTTTTTCCTTCTGTTCCAGCCAGGAAGAATAGTTCCCCTTCCAGGGAATCCCTTGGCCGCGGTCAAGTTCCAGAATCCAGCCCGCGACGTTGTCGAGGAAATAGCGGTCATGGGTGACCGCGATGACGGTTCCTTCGTAACGCTGAAGATGTTGTTCCAACCAGCCCACGGTTTCGGCGTCGAGATGATTGGTCGGTTCATCCAGCAGAAGAATATCTGGTTTTTTCAGTAGCAACCGGCAAAGAGCCACTCGGCGCCGTTCTCCACCGGAAAGCACCCGGATCTCGGCTTCAGCCGGAGGACAGCGCAGGGCCTCCATCGCCATTTCCAGACGAGCATCAAGATCCCAGGCATCGGCGGCGTCAAGCTTTTCCTGAACCTCTCCTTGACGGGCGATGAGCTTATCCATGGCTTCATCCGACATCGGTTCGGCAAATTGTTCATTTATCCGGTTGTATTCCTGCAACAGATCAACGGTTTCCTGAACCCCTTGCTCAACCACCTGACGAACGGTCAGCTGGTTATCGAGTTGGGGTTCCTGCTCGAGAAGACCGACGCTGAGACCTGGAGCGATGGTGGTTTCGCCGTTGAATTCGGTTTCCACTCCGGCCAGAATCCGCAGCAGGGTCGATTTGCCGGAGCCGTTGAGGCCCAGAACCCCGATTTTGGCGCCGTAAAAATAGGAAAGACTGATATCCTTAAGCACCGGTTTGTTATCATATTGTTTGCTGACCCGAATCATCGAGTAGATAATCTTGTTTACTTCCGCGGTCATGGGTTATTTTTTCTCCTTGGGAACAGAAATTATTCTTTTTTCCGGGTCACGATTCTGGCGAAAGAAAATCGCAGTATGTCCGGTCAGCCCCACCAACTGGGCATAGGTTTTTTCCTCAAGTTCGGCGATCAGCGTTTTTTTCTGCTCCTTTTCCTTGAAATCGATAAATTTGACTTTGATCAGCTCGTGACTTTCCAGGGCTTCCGTGAAAGCCTGTAAAAGGTTTTCATTGATCCCTTTCTGGCCGATCATAACCACCGGCCTAGAGGCATGAGCTAGTCCGCGAAGATATTGTTTCTGAAATCCTTTCAGCAAAATTAGATGTCCTTTTTGATCAGAGATTATAGTCTTTTCACCTAAATCAGACCATGAAATTGAATCTTTTCGTGTCAAAAAATTAAAGCCCTATAATAGGTTGTTCACGGCATTTTTGTCCAGTAAAATCTATGCGCGGGTTGTTGGTTGCGGGCCGTTTAATTCCAGGCGCAACCGGTTAAGAGCCTGGGCGGCAAAAATTTTTTTGTTCATCAGGCGGTCGTTGAAGGGGAAAATATAGCGTTTACTCTGGGTGTTTCGCGGTCCCGCCAAGGCGATACAAACGGAGCCGACCGGTTTGTCCGGGGAGCCACCGTTCGGCCCGGCGATTCCGGTGGTTGCCAGGGCATACGTTGCCTCACTCAGGGAGCGCACGCCTTCGGCCATGGCGGCCGCGGTTTTTTCATGTACCGCGCCCCAGCCGGCGAGAATTTCCGGTTTTACCCCAAGAATCTTTTCCTTGGCCTGATTGCTATAGGTTACGGCTCCGAAAAGAAAATAATCCGAGCTACCCGGGATGTCGGTCAAAAGACTGGCGAGCAGACCTCCGGTGCAGCTTTCGGCGACGGCCAGGGTGGCCTTTTGTTTTCGTAGCAAGTCTCCGACAACTTCCGCCAGTGAGCGCCCCCGCTCGCAGACCAGTTTAGGGCCAAGCTTCAGGCGCAACCAGGCAAGAGCCCTTTCCGTTTCGCGGGCCGGAAGGGTTTGCTTTACCGTCTGCGGATAGAGCTTGATCTGAACCTCCGGGAAAGCCGCGCGATAACCGAGCCTGATATCGGGAAATTCGAGGTTGAACCCGGCCAGCCGTTCTTCAACCGCTGACTCCCCCAGGCCGAAAGTGGTAAGGGTTGTGGTTTGGCAAGCGGCGCAAGCGTGAGTGAGCCGGACGATAGCAGGCGCGACCTGTTCGCTGAACATCATTTTCATCTCCGCCGGCACCCCGGGGAGAAAGAAAAAAAGGCCGCCGTTGATCTCCAGACGGAAACCGGGAGCCGTGCCGATCGGGTTGGGCAAGATCACCGCTCCGGCCGGAAACAGCGCCTGGCGTAGATTGTTAGGAGGCATTTCCCGGCCGCGCGCGTGGAAAAAAGATTTGATTTTTTCCAGGCTTTCTGGATCATTGACAAGCTCAAGCCCGCAGGCCCGAGCCGCGGCGTCCCGGCTCAAGTCGTCCAGGGTCGGTCCCAGTCCGCCGGTGACGATGACGATCGCGGCGCGCGCGGAGATCTCAAGAAAAACCTGGGTCAGACCATCCAGGTCGTCGCCGATGCAGGTATGGCGGGTTATCATGCAGCCCAGATTTTCAAGTTCTCTGGCGATCCAGGCGGAATTGGTGTCAATCAGAGCGCCGCTACGCAGCTCATCGCCGGTGGCTAAGATTTCGGCTTTCATGTTTCCCTCCGGTCAACGACAAGGTCTTTCGTCGCCGACGGTTGCGGTTCTCGCAAGATGTAAAAAATGGTTTTTCATATAACCGCGATTGCGTAAAACGAGCAAGGACAATTTAAGCACAATGGTAACTATTCAGTCAGCCCGGGAAAGCAAGGGGCCCGACCAAATTTCTTATAAAAATCAGGTCAGGTTCCCGATTTTTCAGATTTTCACGTCTTACGAGAAACTGAAATCATCTGCGCTGAATAGTTATAAAACATTTATGTTTTGAACGGAGGACGGCATGCGTTTTGCCCAGGTAACTTTAATCTTTATGCTGATGTTTTTAACCAGCGGCTGTCTCATCACCAAGGTGGTGACGGTGCCCATGCGGGTCGGGGGCGCCGTCATCTCGGTGATACCGATCTGCGGTGACAGCATTGATGCGGCCATTGACGAAGCCGCCGATATCATTGATGACGTGCCTTTGTGAAAGGGCGCCTTTACCAGATCCCTCGCAGAATATTTTCGGCGTGAAGAAAAAAGAAAACGATCTAATGAGAGTCTCTGTCTGCGGCCATCGTGAGTACTGTCGGGTGCGGGCCGTAAGCGCCGCTTTGGGGTTGCCGTACCGACTTTCGCATCAGGAAATAATCAGCTTGACCGCCATCATGATGATAACTGCGGTGACCACCCGTTTGATCCAGTGATGGCCTTTAAGAATCGTCAGATGGACTCCGATTTGACTGCCGACGATGGTGCCGGCGGCCAGAATCAGTCCGAGAGACCAGACAACCTTTCCTTCCCAGGCAAAGATTCCCAGAGATATAAAGGTGTAGGCCAGAATACTTAAAACCTTGACGGCATTGCCCTTGACCAGATCGAGGCCGGCCATGGTGGTTGCCGCGAGAATCAGAAAGCCAACCCCGGCCTGGACAAAACCGCCGTAGATCCCCACCAGAAAGAAACCTCCGGCCAGCGCCGCCCGGTTGAAAGATTCAGGCCGTCTCTCTTGATGTTTGTTTTTCAGGGGATCCCAGATGGTCCAAAGGGTAACCGTGATCATCAGGCCGGCGAGAACATTTTTAAAAAGTTCATCGCCGATCGCCACCGCCAGTTTTGAACCGAGCAGAGCGCCGATGACCGCTGGAACCGCGGCCCAGCGCACATGGCGCCACTCAACCACTCCGTGTTGGTGAAAACGCCAGGAAGCCGCGATGTTTTGACACAAAATACCGACCCGGTTGGTGCCGTTGGCGATCACCGGCGGCAGCCCCATGAAAATCAACAGGGGAATCGTCAGAAAAGAGCCGCCGCCGGCGATGACATTCAGAGCGCCGGCGATCAGACCCACGGCGAAGAGCAAAAGATACTGAAGCATTGTCTCTCTGGAAAATTCAGGAAAGGACGATAAAAACTCCGGCCTTATGACATTTGCCGGACGGCTTGTCAACTTTTCAGAGGGTCGAGGCCGGGGCCCGGATAAAAATATTCCAACCCTTGACAAGGCCGCCGGTCGACAATATCTTGTCTGCCAACCGCTTGGCGGAATCATCCGCCGCCGCCGGCGTTTACGGCGGCAGGTATTTTCATTATTGCAACCTTATGATATTGATGGGAAGAGGTGAACGGTAACATGGCTAAAGAGACTAAAAAGTTTGAAACCGAGATACAGCAACTGCTTGATTTGATCATTCACTCGCTTTACTCCCATAAGGAGATTTTTTTACGTGAGTTAATTTCCAATGCTTCCGATGCTCTCGATAAACTGAAATTTAAAAGTCAGACCGATCAAGCCTTGCTTGGTGATGATACTGAATTGAAGATTCGGATAGAAACCGATGCTAAGGAGCGCACCGTCTCGATCATTGACAATGGTATCGGCATGACGCATGACGAGCTGATCGAGAATCTGGGGACCATCGCCAAATCCGGAACCAAGGCTTTCGTGAAAGCGCTGTCCCAAAAGGATAAGAGCGCTTCCGATATCGATTTCATCGGTCAGTTCGGGGTGGGTTTTTACTCAAGTTTCATGGTCGCCGACAAAGTGGTGCTGACGACCAGGGCGCCGCAGGCCGACACGGCCTATCGCTGGGAGTCCGCCGGAGACGGCAGCTATACCGTGGAAGAATGCGATGAGCCGCGGCGCGGCACCCGGATAACTCTGCATCTCAAGGAAGCCGGGGATGGGGACCAGGATTTTACCCAGGAATGGGTGCTACGCTCGACCGTTAAAAAATATTCGGATTTTGTCACCTATCCGATCACCATGGATATTGAACGCCAGGAAACCCCGAAAGATGATGAGGGCAAGGAGATTGAGGGGGCAACGCCGGTCAAGAAGATAACCACGGAAACCCTGAACTCAATGAAGCCGCTCTGGTGCAGGCGTAAAAGCGAAGTCACAGACGAGGAGTACAAGGAGTTTTACAAACATATCGCGCACGACTGGACCGACCCGCTGGATATCATTCACATCAATGCCGAAGGGATTCTTGAGTACAATGCTTTGATGTATATTCCGGAAAAAGCGCCGTTTGATCTTTTTACTCCGGACAACAAGTCGGGAATGCAGCTCTATGTCAAGAAGGTTTTTATCATGGACAACTGCGAGGAGCTGATGCCGGCCTATCTGCGTTTTATCAAGGGCGTGGTTGATTCGGCCGATATTTCCCTCAATGTTTCCCGTGAAATCTTACAGCATGACCGGATCGTCGGCAAGATTAAAAAGAATCTGGTCAAGAAGGTTCTGGAACGACTGGCGGTCATGCTGGACAAGGAACGGGAAACCTATCTTAAGTTCTGGAAAAGCTTCGGCCAGGTGCTCAAGGAAGGGTTGCACACCGACTATGAAAATCGGGAAGCGATTGCCGATCTCTTGCTGTGTTCGTCAACCGCCGGGGATGAGCTCACCACCCTGAAGGCCTATCTGGACCGGATGCCGCTGGAGCAAAAGGAGATCTATTATATCACCGGAGAGGACCGCGAGGTGTTGGCGGCGTCTCCCCATCTTGAAATGTTCGGAAAGAAGAATTTCGAGGTTCTCCTGCTGACCGACCCGGTGGATGAGTGGGTGATTCAGGGGCTTTATGAGTACAAAGGCAAGCAGCTGAAATCAGCGGCCAAGGGGGATATCGACCTGGAGAATGAGGAAGAGAAAAAGGCGAGCGAGGAAAAGACCAAAACCCTGGCCGATGACTTTGCCGGGCTTCTGAATTTTATCAAAAAAACCCTGGCCGAGAAAGTGGCCGAGGTGCGCATTTCCCGGCGTCTGACGGGCAGTCCGGTTTGTCTGGTCGCCGGCGAGCATGATCTCAGCGCCAGCATGGAACGGATTCTGAAGGCCGCGAATCAGCCGGTCCCACCCAGCAAAAGGGTTCTGGAAATCAATCCCGAGCATGAACTTTTAACCCGCATGCGTGAACTTCATCGCAGTCAGGGAGAAAGTGACAACCTCAAAGAGTTTGCCGAACTGCTGTATGACCAGGCCCTGCTGACCGAAGGTTCAAAGGTGAGTTCTCCCGAACTTTTTTGTCGACGCATGACCAATCTGATGCTGAAGGCGGTCGGCGACAAATAGGTTACAATCTCTGTAACATTTGAAATAGTGGCCGATTTTTAGATGGGGGAGGCGGAAAATTCCGTCTCCCCCTTTTTTATTTGACAACAGCTGATTTAAACTATAGATTCAAATCCGCCCAGAGGTGATTTAAATCCGTTGTAACTATTCAGCCAAGCCGGAAAAACCAGGGGAAGCCATTCCCAATTTTTGCAGAAATCAGGTCGTGTCCTCTGCTTTTTTCTGTATTTAACCCCCAAGACGAGCTGAGACCTGCGGCGCTCAATAGTTACAATCCGTCTTTCTCTGACTTTTCGACGTAAATATACCGATTCGTAAACAAATATGTGAAGGCCTTTTGCCGAAGGGTTGTTGGCGGTAGGCTTTTATGAATTTATCCGTGCGCTTAAAACAAGGTGGGTTATTTATGAAAAACAGACTACTACATGTTTTGGCGGGAAAACTGGTTGTCGGCGGCCTGTTGTTCTTTCATGTAACCTGGGGCTGGGCCGCGGCGCTGCCCGAAGCCGTGCCCTGGCCGCAGTTGGGCGTCCGGCTGGCGGAAAAGAGGGTGGCGATGCTTGATCTGCCGGTTATCGACTGTCCCCTGGGCCTGGCCGACGAAAAGCCCGACCACCTGGTCATACAGGTGATTGAAAACACCCTGTACGAATGGAAAGAATATGAATTTTTCACCGCTGACGGAGAAGTTCGCCTGGCGCTGGAAATGATTCGTCCCGAAGCGCGGCGGCTGCGGGCCGATGAGGCCCAGATCCTGCTCAATGCCTCGCGTCTGGTTGAAATCGACAACGATTACGCTCAAGGGGCGCAGGCGGAAAGCCAATTTTCCCGAACCGGGATCATCGGCCAGGATGACCTGATCAAGGTAACTGACACCACCGGGTTTCCCTGGCATACCATCGCCTTTATCGACGCCTTTTGGGAGCCCACGGCCGAGTGGTATTCTTACAGCGGGTTCATGATCAGTCCCTATGCCGTGGTTACCACGGCCTGGGCTCTGTATGATTTTGATGTTAAAACCTGGTACCGTAATTTTGTCGTGATTCCGGGGGCTTACTATAATCAAGGTGAACAGCGAACGGAAGCCCCCTTTGGCCGGATTTCCAACTGCAACAAAGCGGTCAGCAGCGCCTTTCACGATACCGGTAAGTCGGAGTATAGTTATGGCGTCCTGCTGCTTAAGGAAAGGTTTCCCGGAATTGATACCTTCATGGCCCTGGAGTTTGACTATGAGCCCACTCGGCTGAATTACGCCGGTTACCCGGGTTACGTTAAGGGTGCGAAAAGCTGGGATA from the Pseudomonadota bacterium genome contains:
- a CDS encoding hydrogenase, which gives rise to MEHTKKPDLRPEERITLDYQRLVRECDLHLELMDRELPLPLEPLAEQLANAGITRRSFMKWSAATAALLLLPPIFKTRVAKAAEQLGRVPIVWLHFAECTGCSEALLRTSYPNIDDLILETLSLEYHETLMAAAGHQAEENLERALHDFPGKFICVIEGALPTGLNGQYLTLGSKGRTGMEIAREVTAKAAAVICIGSCSSFGNVQAANPNPTQAKGISAALGIKTVNIPGCPPNPINFVGTLLHYLMFGAMPPLDALGRPIWAYGKRIHDYCERRPHYDAGEFVEEWGDQGAKQGWCLYKMGCKGPYTYANCAKIRFNDSVSWPIMGGHGCMGCVEPDFWDSMAPLEKPIAEKHFGGGERTVDNLGKALAGVTAAGIAVHGAVSYFKRQGQNRPAEPKHEG
- a CDS encoding cold-shock protein; protein product: MSELVEGTVKWFNDEKGFGFIEQEGGNDVFVHFSAINGSGRKTLHEGQKVSMEVTQGQKGPQAENVTPL
- a CDS encoding DUF933 domain-containing protein gives rise to the protein MKIGFTGIELEEGKIKFNDARLKALEKKDNPKKVSPFFAEFIRDELVHVEAIIVPREKILDLLILDLEKIETRLSRVSDQEETALLQRAQEQLENEVPLCDAGFRPEEAGLILQADPLSLKAVVQIEGNESTDELIEKVLDKTGYMFFYTSGPSESHAWLVKKGSSIITCAAKIHSDLARGFIKGDVVAFQDYLACHNFNDCKSKGLARVVDRDYIVEPGSIIEIRFNV
- the ettA gene encoding energy-dependent translational throttle protein EttA; protein product: MTAEVNKIIYSMIRVSKQYDNKPVLKDISLSYFYGAKIGVLGLNGSGKSTLLRILAGVETEFNGETTIAPGLSVGLLEQEPQLDNQLTVRQVVEQGVQETVDLLQEYNRINEQFAEPMSDEAMDKLIARQGEVQEKLDAADAWDLDARLEMAMEALRCPPAEAEIRVLSGGERRRVALCRLLLKKPDILLLDEPTNHLDAETVGWLEQHLQRYEGTVIAVTHDRYFLDNVAGWILELDRGQGIPWKGNYSSWLEQKEKRLAQEEKEESARRKTLQHELEWIRMTPKGRHAKAKARIKAYEELLGKEGEKRGRELEIYIPPGPRLGKVVIKCEKLSKAFGERLLFENLTFALPPGGIVGVIGPNGAGKTTLFRLITGQETPDSGSIHLGESVQLAYVDQNRDALNPDDSIWQAISEGHETLMLGNREVNSRAYVGRFNFSGADQQKKVGLMSGGQRNRVHLARMLKSGGNVLLLDEPTNDLDVNTLRALEEALENFAGCAVIISHDRWFLDRIATHILAFEGESQVVWFDGNYSEYETDRKRRLGAAANQPQRIKYRHLTRK
- a CDS encoding YhbY family RNA-binding protein, producing the protein MLLKGFQKQYLRGLAHASRPVVMIGQKGINENLLQAFTEALESHELIKVKFIDFKEKEQKKTLIAELEEKTYAQLVGLTGHTAIFFRQNRDPEKRIISVPKEKK
- a CDS encoding competence/damage-inducible protein A, which gives rise to MKAEILATGDELRSGALIDTNSAWIARELENLGCMITRHTCIGDDLDGLTQVFLEISARAAIVIVTGGLGPTLDDLSRDAAARACGLELVNDPESLEKIKSFFHARGREMPPNNLRQALFPAGAVILPNPIGTAPGFRLEINGGLFFFLPGVPAEMKMMFSEQVAPAIVRLTHACAACQTTTLTTFGLGESAVEERLAGFNLEFPDIRLGYRAAFPEVQIKLYPQTVKQTLPARETERALAWLRLKLGPKLVCERGRSLAEVVGDLLRKQKATLAVAESCTGGLLASLLTDIPGSSDYFLFGAVTYSNQAKEKILGVKPEILAGWGAVHEKTAAAMAEGVRSLSEATYALATTGIAGPNGGSPDKPVGSVCIALAGPRNTQSKRYIFPFNDRLMNKKIFAAQALNRLRLELNGPQPTTRA
- a CDS encoding sulfite exporter TauE/SafE family protein encodes the protein MLQYLLLFAVGLIAGALNVIAGGGSFLTIPLLIFMGLPPVIANGTNRVGILCQNIAASWRFHQHGVVEWRHVRWAAVPAVIGALLGSKLAVAIGDELFKNVLAGLMITVTLWTIWDPLKNKHQERRPESFNRAALAGGFFLVGIYGGFVQAGVGFLILAATTMAGLDLVKGNAVKVLSILAYTFISLGIFAWEGKVVWSLGLILAAGTIVGSQIGVHLTILKGHHWIKRVVTAVIIMMAVKLIIS
- the htpG gene encoding molecular chaperone HtpG, which translates into the protein MAKETKKFETEIQQLLDLIIHSLYSHKEIFLRELISNASDALDKLKFKSQTDQALLGDDTELKIRIETDAKERTVSIIDNGIGMTHDELIENLGTIAKSGTKAFVKALSQKDKSASDIDFIGQFGVGFYSSFMVADKVVLTTRAPQADTAYRWESAGDGSYTVEECDEPRRGTRITLHLKEAGDGDQDFTQEWVLRSTVKKYSDFVTYPITMDIERQETPKDDEGKEIEGATPVKKITTETLNSMKPLWCRRKSEVTDEEYKEFYKHIAHDWTDPLDIIHINAEGILEYNALMYIPEKAPFDLFTPDNKSGMQLYVKKVFIMDNCEELMPAYLRFIKGVVDSADISLNVSREILQHDRIVGKIKKNLVKKVLERLAVMLDKERETYLKFWKSFGQVLKEGLHTDYENREAIADLLLCSSTAGDELTTLKAYLDRMPLEQKEIYYITGEDREVLAASPHLEMFGKKNFEVLLLTDPVDEWVIQGLYEYKGKQLKSAAKGDIDLENEEEKKASEEKTKTLADDFAGLLNFIKKTLAEKVAEVRISRRLTGSPVCLVAGEHDLSASMERILKAANQPVPPSKRVLEINPEHELLTRMRELHRSQGESDNLKEFAELLYDQALLTEGSKVSSPELFCRRMTNLMLKAVGDK